The Castor canadensis chromosome X, mCasCan1.hap1v2, whole genome shotgun sequence genome includes a region encoding these proteins:
- the Ppp2r3b gene encoding serine/threonine-protein phosphatase 2A regulatory subunit B'' subunit beta isoform X3 encodes MELAEPGPGPAPLPREPCTRPGPRRPLRTDGMRLRELSLRQDPDLRQELASLARGCDFVLPSRFKKRLKAFQQRRKEEPLPPASSQSIPTFYFPRGRPRDTVNVDAVISRVERTFTQFPHERATADDMGKVAKACGCPLYWKGPLFYGAGGDRTGSVSVHKFVAMWRKILHNCHDEASRFVHLLMSPGCNYLVQEDFVPFLQDVVNTHPGLSFLKEASEFHSRYITTVIQRIFYTVNRSWSGRITCTELRRSSFLQNVALLEEEADINQLTEFFSYEHFYVIYCKFWELDTDHDLLIDAQDLARHNDHAISSKMIDRIFSGAVTRGRKVQKEGKISYADFVWFLISEEDKKTPTSIEYWFRCMDLDGDGALSMFELEYFYEEQCRRLDGMAIEALPFEDCLCQMLDLVKPHTEGKITLRDLKQCKMANVFFDTFFNIEKYLDHEQKEQASLLRESEGDGPELSDWEKYAAEEYDILVAEEAAGDPWDDGFEAELSPVDQKLSALRSSRPFFEAPSALGDVDLYEYACGDDDPQPL; translated from the exons ATGGAGCTCGCTGAGCCCGGCCCCGGTCCTGCCCCGCTGCCCCGAGAGCCCTGCACCCGGCCCGGCCCCCGCAGGCCCCTGCGCACCGATGGGATGCGGCTCCGCGAGCTGTCCCTGCGCCAGGACCCTGACCTGAGGCAGGAGCTGGCCTCCCTCGCCCGGGGCTGTGACTTTGTGCTGCCCTCCCGCTTCAAGAAGAGACTCAAGGCCTTCCAGCAG aggaggaaggaggagccgCTGCCCCCCGCGTCCAGCCAGAGCATTCCGACCTTCTACTTCCCCCGCGGCCGGCCCAGGGACACGGTGAACGTGGACGCCGTCATCTCCAGGGTCGAGCGCACCTTCACCCAGTTCCCGCATGAGCGCGCCACCGCAGACGACATGGGCAAAGTGGCCAAG GCCTGCGGCTGCCCGCTGTACTGGAAGGGGCCCCTGTTCTACGGTGCCGGTGGGGACCGCACGGGCTCCGTGTCTGTGCACAAGTTTGTGGCCATGTGGAGAAA GATCCTGCACAACTGTCACGACGAAGCCTCCCGGTTCGTGCACCTGCTCATGAGCCCCGGCTGCAACTACCTGGTGCAGGAGGACTTCGTCCCCTTCCTGCAG GACGTGGTGAACACGCACCCCGGCCTGTCCTTCCTGAAGGAGGCGTCCGAGTTCCATTCCCGCTACATCACCACG GTCATCCAGAGGATTTTCTACACGGTCAACAGGTCCTGGTCGGGGAGGATCACCTGCACGGAGCTCAGGAGAAGCAGCTTCCTGCAG AACGTAGCACTCCTGGAGGAGGAGGCGGACATCAACCAGCTGACCGAGTTCTTCTCCTACGAGCATTTCTACGTCATCTACTGCAAGTTCTGGGAGCTGGACACTGACCATGACCTGCTCATCGACGCACAGGACCTTGCCCGGCACAATGACCACG CCATCTCCTCCAAGATGATCGACAGGATCTTCTCGGGGGCTGTGACCAG AGGACGCAAGGTGCAGAAGGAAGGGAAAATCAGCTATGCCGACTTTGTCTGGTTTCTAATCTCTGAAGAGGACAAGAAAACGCCGACCAG CATCGAGTACTGGTTCCGTTGCATGGACCTGGACGGGGACGGGGCTCTGTCCATGTTCGAGCTGGAGTACTTCTACGAGGAGCAGTGCCGCCGGCTGGACGGCATGGCCATCGAAGCCCTGCCCTTCGAGGACTGCCTCTGCCAGATGCTGGACCTGGTCAAGCCGCACACTGAAG GCAAGATCACGCTGCGGGACCTGAAGCAGTGCAAAATGGCCAATGTCTTCTTCGACACCTTCTTCAACATAGAGAAGTACCTGGACCATGAGCAGAAAGAGCAGGCCTCCCTGCTCAGG gAGAGCGAGGGCGATGGCCCCGAGCTGTCCGACTGGGAGAAGTACGCTGCAGAGGAATACGACATCCTGGTGGCTGAGGAGGCCGCGGGGGACCCGTGGGATGACGG GTTCGAGGCCGAGCTCAGCCCTGTGGACCAGAAGCTGAGCGCGCTGCGGTCCTCACGGCCATTCTTCGAGGCGCCGTCCGCGCTGGGTGATGTGGACCTGTACGAGTACGCGTGCGGGGACGACGACCCGCAGCCGCTGTGA
- the Ppp2r3b gene encoding serine/threonine-protein phosphatase 2A regulatory subunit B'' subunit beta isoform X5, which translates to MELAEPGPGPAPLPREPCTRPGPRRPLRTDGMRLRELSLRQDPDLRQELASLARGCDFVLPSRFKKRLKAFQQVQRRKEEPLPPASSQSIPTFYFPRGRPRDTVNVDAVISRVERTFTQFPHERATADDMGKVAKACGCPLYWKGPLFYGAGGDRTGSVSVHKFVAMWRKILHNCHDEASRFVHLLMSPGCNYLVQEDFVPFLQDVVNTHPGLSFLKEASEFHSRYITTVIQRIFYTVNRSWSGRITCTELRRSSFLQNVALLEEEADINQLTEFFSYEHFYVIYCKFWELDTDHDLLIDAQDLARHNDHAISSKMIDRIFSGAVTRGRKVQKEGKISYADFVWFLISEEDKKTPTSIEYWFRCMDLDGDGALSMFELEYFYEEQCRRLDGMAIEALPFEDCLCQMLDLVKPHTEGKITLRDLKQCKMANVFFDTFFNIEKYLDHEQKEQASLLRESEGDGPELSDWEKYAAEEYDILVAEEAAGDPWDDGFEAELSPVDQKLSALRSSRPFFEAPSALGDVDLYEYACGDDDPQPL; encoded by the exons ATGGAGCTCGCTGAGCCCGGCCCCGGTCCTGCCCCGCTGCCCCGAGAGCCCTGCACCCGGCCCGGCCCCCGCAGGCCCCTGCGCACCGATGGGATGCGGCTCCGCGAGCTGTCCCTGCGCCAGGACCCTGACCTGAGGCAGGAGCTGGCCTCCCTCGCCCGGGGCTGTGACTTTGTGCTGCCCTCCCGCTTCAAGAAGAGACTCAAGGCCTTCCAGCAG GtgcagaggaggaaggaggagccgCTGCCCCCCGCGTCCAGCCAGAGCATTCCGACCTTCTACTTCCCCCGCGGCCGGCCCAGGGACACGGTGAACGTGGACGCCGTCATCTCCAGGGTCGAGCGCACCTTCACCCAGTTCCCGCATGAGCGCGCCACCGCAGACGACATGGGCAAAGTGGCCAAG GCCTGCGGCTGCCCGCTGTACTGGAAGGGGCCCCTGTTCTACGGTGCCGGTGGGGACCGCACGGGCTCCGTGTCTGTGCACAAGTTTGTGGCCATGTGGAGAAA GATCCTGCACAACTGTCACGACGAAGCCTCCCGGTTCGTGCACCTGCTCATGAGCCCCGGCTGCAACTACCTGGTGCAGGAGGACTTCGTCCCCTTCCTGCAG GACGTGGTGAACACGCACCCCGGCCTGTCCTTCCTGAAGGAGGCGTCCGAGTTCCATTCCCGCTACATCACCACG GTCATCCAGAGGATTTTCTACACGGTCAACAGGTCCTGGTCGGGGAGGATCACCTGCACGGAGCTCAGGAGAAGCAGCTTCCTGCAG AACGTAGCACTCCTGGAGGAGGAGGCGGACATCAACCAGCTGACCGAGTTCTTCTCCTACGAGCATTTCTACGTCATCTACTGCAAGTTCTGGGAGCTGGACACTGACCATGACCTGCTCATCGACGCACAGGACCTTGCCCGGCACAATGACCACG CCATCTCCTCCAAGATGATCGACAGGATCTTCTCGGGGGCTGTGACCAG AGGACGCAAGGTGCAGAAGGAAGGGAAAATCAGCTATGCCGACTTTGTCTGGTTTCTAATCTCTGAAGAGGACAAGAAAACGCCGACCAG CATCGAGTACTGGTTCCGTTGCATGGACCTGGACGGGGACGGGGCTCTGTCCATGTTCGAGCTGGAGTACTTCTACGAGGAGCAGTGCCGCCGGCTGGACGGCATGGCCATCGAAGCCCTGCCCTTCGAGGACTGCCTCTGCCAGATGCTGGACCTGGTCAAGCCGCACACTGAAG GCAAGATCACGCTGCGGGACCTGAAGCAGTGCAAAATGGCCAATGTCTTCTTCGACACCTTCTTCAACATAGAGAAGTACCTGGACCATGAGCAGAAAGAGCAGGCCTCCCTGCTCAGG gAGAGCGAGGGCGATGGCCCCGAGCTGTCCGACTGGGAGAAGTACGCTGCAGAGGAATACGACATCCTGGTGGCTGAGGAGGCCGCGGGGGACCCGTGGGATGACGG GTTCGAGGCCGAGCTCAGCCCTGTGGACCAGAAGCTGAGCGCGCTGCGGTCCTCACGGCCATTCTTCGAGGCGCCGTCCGCGCTGGGTGATGTGGACCTGTACGAGTACGCGTGCGGGGACGACGACCCGCAGCCGCTGTGA
- the Ppp2r3b gene encoding serine/threonine-protein phosphatase 2A regulatory subunit B'' subunit beta isoform X4, with protein MPPGKVLQPVLKMKVDELFLCWLSEASTQRMLHDGLHRIQCPPRASGDAGPPGAWPVVPPSSPSPSPSPSCVCGGPDAPLGPAPPPAAIATAAAARPAAHGLGRGHLARKSAGTRAACGCPLYWKGPLFYGAGGDRTGSVSVHKFVAMWRKILHNCHDEASRFVHLLMSPGCNYLVQEDFVPFLQDVVNTHPGLSFLKEASEFHSRYITTVIQRIFYTVNRSWSGRITCTELRRSSFLQNVALLEEEADINQLTEFFSYEHFYVIYCKFWELDTDHDLLIDAQDLARHNDHAISSKMIDRIFSGAVTRGRKVQKEGKISYADFVWFLISEEDKKTPTSIEYWFRCMDLDGDGALSMFELEYFYEEQCRRLDGMAIEALPFEDCLCQMLDLVKPHTEGKITLRDLKQCKMANVFFDTFFNIEKYLDHEQKEQASLLRESEGDGPELSDWEKYAAEEYDILVAEEAAGDPWDDGFEAELSPVDQKLSALRSSRPFFEAPSALGDVDLYEYACGDDDPQPL; from the exons ATGCCGCCCGGCAAAGTGCTGCAGCCGGTGCTGAAGATGAAGGTGGACGAGCTTTTCCTGTGCTGGCTGAGCGAGGCCAGCACGCAGCGCATGCTGCACGACGGCCTGCACCGCATCCAGTGTCCGCCCCGGGCCAGCGGGGACGCGGGTCCCCCCGGGGCCTGGCCCGTTGTGCCTCCGTCATCGCCGTCGCCGTCGCCATCGCCTTCGTGCGTCTGCGGCGGCCCCGACGCTCCGCTGGGCCCCGCGCCGCCCCCGGCCGCCatcgccaccgccgccgccgccagaCCCGCAGCCCACGGCCTCGGCCGCGGCCACCTCGCACGCAAGTCCGCGGGGACACGAGCG GCCTGCGGCTGCCCGCTGTACTGGAAGGGGCCCCTGTTCTACGGTGCCGGTGGGGACCGCACGGGCTCCGTGTCTGTGCACAAGTTTGTGGCCATGTGGAGAAA GATCCTGCACAACTGTCACGACGAAGCCTCCCGGTTCGTGCACCTGCTCATGAGCCCCGGCTGCAACTACCTGGTGCAGGAGGACTTCGTCCCCTTCCTGCAG GACGTGGTGAACACGCACCCCGGCCTGTCCTTCCTGAAGGAGGCGTCCGAGTTCCATTCCCGCTACATCACCACG GTCATCCAGAGGATTTTCTACACGGTCAACAGGTCCTGGTCGGGGAGGATCACCTGCACGGAGCTCAGGAGAAGCAGCTTCCTGCAG AACGTAGCACTCCTGGAGGAGGAGGCGGACATCAACCAGCTGACCGAGTTCTTCTCCTACGAGCATTTCTACGTCATCTACTGCAAGTTCTGGGAGCTGGACACTGACCATGACCTGCTCATCGACGCACAGGACCTTGCCCGGCACAATGACCACG CCATCTCCTCCAAGATGATCGACAGGATCTTCTCGGGGGCTGTGACCAG AGGACGCAAGGTGCAGAAGGAAGGGAAAATCAGCTATGCCGACTTTGTCTGGTTTCTAATCTCTGAAGAGGACAAGAAAACGCCGACCAG CATCGAGTACTGGTTCCGTTGCATGGACCTGGACGGGGACGGGGCTCTGTCCATGTTCGAGCTGGAGTACTTCTACGAGGAGCAGTGCCGCCGGCTGGACGGCATGGCCATCGAAGCCCTGCCCTTCGAGGACTGCCTCTGCCAGATGCTGGACCTGGTCAAGCCGCACACTGAAG GCAAGATCACGCTGCGGGACCTGAAGCAGTGCAAAATGGCCAATGTCTTCTTCGACACCTTCTTCAACATAGAGAAGTACCTGGACCATGAGCAGAAAGAGCAGGCCTCCCTGCTCAGG gAGAGCGAGGGCGATGGCCCCGAGCTGTCCGACTGGGAGAAGTACGCTGCAGAGGAATACGACATCCTGGTGGCTGAGGAGGCCGCGGGGGACCCGTGGGATGACGG GTTCGAGGCCGAGCTCAGCCCTGTGGACCAGAAGCTGAGCGCGCTGCGGTCCTCACGGCCATTCTTCGAGGCGCCGTCCGCGCTGGGTGATGTGGACCTGTACGAGTACGCGTGCGGGGACGACGACCCGCAGCCGCTGTGA
- the Ppp2r3b gene encoding serine/threonine-protein phosphatase 2A regulatory subunit B'' subunit beta isoform X1: protein MPPGKVLQPVLKMKVDELFLCWLSEASTQRMLHDGLHRIQCPPRASGDAGPPGAWPVVPPSSPSPSPSPSCVCGGPDAPLGPAPPPAAIATAAAARPAAHGLGRGHLARKSAGTRAVQRRKEEPLPPASSQSIPTFYFPRGRPRDTVNVDAVISRVERTFTQFPHERATADDMGKVAKACGCPLYWKGPLFYGAGGDRTGSVSVHKFVAMWRKILHNCHDEASRFVHLLMSPGCNYLVQEDFVPFLQDVVNTHPGLSFLKEASEFHSRYITTVIQRIFYTVNRSWSGRITCTELRRSSFLQNVALLEEEADINQLTEFFSYEHFYVIYCKFWELDTDHDLLIDAQDLARHNDHAISSKMIDRIFSGAVTRGRKVQKEGKISYADFVWFLISEEDKKTPTSIEYWFRCMDLDGDGALSMFELEYFYEEQCRRLDGMAIEALPFEDCLCQMLDLVKPHTEGKITLRDLKQCKMANVFFDTFFNIEKYLDHEQKEQASLLRESEGDGPELSDWEKYAAEEYDILVAEEAAGDPWDDGFEAELSPVDQKLSALRSSRPFFEAPSALGDVDLYEYACGDDDPQPL from the exons ATGCCGCCCGGCAAAGTGCTGCAGCCGGTGCTGAAGATGAAGGTGGACGAGCTTTTCCTGTGCTGGCTGAGCGAGGCCAGCACGCAGCGCATGCTGCACGACGGCCTGCACCGCATCCAGTGTCCGCCCCGGGCCAGCGGGGACGCGGGTCCCCCCGGGGCCTGGCCCGTTGTGCCTCCGTCATCGCCGTCGCCGTCGCCATCGCCTTCGTGCGTCTGCGGCGGCCCCGACGCTCCGCTGGGCCCCGCGCCGCCCCCGGCCGCCatcgccaccgccgccgccgccagaCCCGCAGCCCACGGCCTCGGCCGCGGCCACCTCGCACGCAAGTCCGCGGGGACACGAGCG GtgcagaggaggaaggaggagccgCTGCCCCCCGCGTCCAGCCAGAGCATTCCGACCTTCTACTTCCCCCGCGGCCGGCCCAGGGACACGGTGAACGTGGACGCCGTCATCTCCAGGGTCGAGCGCACCTTCACCCAGTTCCCGCATGAGCGCGCCACCGCAGACGACATGGGCAAAGTGGCCAAG GCCTGCGGCTGCCCGCTGTACTGGAAGGGGCCCCTGTTCTACGGTGCCGGTGGGGACCGCACGGGCTCCGTGTCTGTGCACAAGTTTGTGGCCATGTGGAGAAA GATCCTGCACAACTGTCACGACGAAGCCTCCCGGTTCGTGCACCTGCTCATGAGCCCCGGCTGCAACTACCTGGTGCAGGAGGACTTCGTCCCCTTCCTGCAG GACGTGGTGAACACGCACCCCGGCCTGTCCTTCCTGAAGGAGGCGTCCGAGTTCCATTCCCGCTACATCACCACG GTCATCCAGAGGATTTTCTACACGGTCAACAGGTCCTGGTCGGGGAGGATCACCTGCACGGAGCTCAGGAGAAGCAGCTTCCTGCAG AACGTAGCACTCCTGGAGGAGGAGGCGGACATCAACCAGCTGACCGAGTTCTTCTCCTACGAGCATTTCTACGTCATCTACTGCAAGTTCTGGGAGCTGGACACTGACCATGACCTGCTCATCGACGCACAGGACCTTGCCCGGCACAATGACCACG CCATCTCCTCCAAGATGATCGACAGGATCTTCTCGGGGGCTGTGACCAG AGGACGCAAGGTGCAGAAGGAAGGGAAAATCAGCTATGCCGACTTTGTCTGGTTTCTAATCTCTGAAGAGGACAAGAAAACGCCGACCAG CATCGAGTACTGGTTCCGTTGCATGGACCTGGACGGGGACGGGGCTCTGTCCATGTTCGAGCTGGAGTACTTCTACGAGGAGCAGTGCCGCCGGCTGGACGGCATGGCCATCGAAGCCCTGCCCTTCGAGGACTGCCTCTGCCAGATGCTGGACCTGGTCAAGCCGCACACTGAAG GCAAGATCACGCTGCGGGACCTGAAGCAGTGCAAAATGGCCAATGTCTTCTTCGACACCTTCTTCAACATAGAGAAGTACCTGGACCATGAGCAGAAAGAGCAGGCCTCCCTGCTCAGG gAGAGCGAGGGCGATGGCCCCGAGCTGTCCGACTGGGAGAAGTACGCTGCAGAGGAATACGACATCCTGGTGGCTGAGGAGGCCGCGGGGGACCCGTGGGATGACGG GTTCGAGGCCGAGCTCAGCCCTGTGGACCAGAAGCTGAGCGCGCTGCGGTCCTCACGGCCATTCTTCGAGGCGCCGTCCGCGCTGGGTGATGTGGACCTGTACGAGTACGCGTGCGGGGACGACGACCCGCAGCCGCTGTGA
- the Ppp2r3b gene encoding serine/threonine-protein phosphatase 2A regulatory subunit B'' subunit beta isoform X2: MPPGKVLQPVLKMKVDELFLCWLSEASTQRMLHDGLHRIQCPPRASGDAGPPGAWPVVPPSSPSPSPSPSCVCGGPDAPLGPAPPPAAIATAAAARPAAHGLGRGHLARKSAGTRARRKEEPLPPASSQSIPTFYFPRGRPRDTVNVDAVISRVERTFTQFPHERATADDMGKVAKACGCPLYWKGPLFYGAGGDRTGSVSVHKFVAMWRKILHNCHDEASRFVHLLMSPGCNYLVQEDFVPFLQDVVNTHPGLSFLKEASEFHSRYITTVIQRIFYTVNRSWSGRITCTELRRSSFLQNVALLEEEADINQLTEFFSYEHFYVIYCKFWELDTDHDLLIDAQDLARHNDHAISSKMIDRIFSGAVTRGRKVQKEGKISYADFVWFLISEEDKKTPTSIEYWFRCMDLDGDGALSMFELEYFYEEQCRRLDGMAIEALPFEDCLCQMLDLVKPHTEGKITLRDLKQCKMANVFFDTFFNIEKYLDHEQKEQASLLRESEGDGPELSDWEKYAAEEYDILVAEEAAGDPWDDGFEAELSPVDQKLSALRSSRPFFEAPSALGDVDLYEYACGDDDPQPL; the protein is encoded by the exons ATGCCGCCCGGCAAAGTGCTGCAGCCGGTGCTGAAGATGAAGGTGGACGAGCTTTTCCTGTGCTGGCTGAGCGAGGCCAGCACGCAGCGCATGCTGCACGACGGCCTGCACCGCATCCAGTGTCCGCCCCGGGCCAGCGGGGACGCGGGTCCCCCCGGGGCCTGGCCCGTTGTGCCTCCGTCATCGCCGTCGCCGTCGCCATCGCCTTCGTGCGTCTGCGGCGGCCCCGACGCTCCGCTGGGCCCCGCGCCGCCCCCGGCCGCCatcgccaccgccgccgccgccagaCCCGCAGCCCACGGCCTCGGCCGCGGCCACCTCGCACGCAAGTCCGCGGGGACACGAGCG aggaggaaggaggagccgCTGCCCCCCGCGTCCAGCCAGAGCATTCCGACCTTCTACTTCCCCCGCGGCCGGCCCAGGGACACGGTGAACGTGGACGCCGTCATCTCCAGGGTCGAGCGCACCTTCACCCAGTTCCCGCATGAGCGCGCCACCGCAGACGACATGGGCAAAGTGGCCAAG GCCTGCGGCTGCCCGCTGTACTGGAAGGGGCCCCTGTTCTACGGTGCCGGTGGGGACCGCACGGGCTCCGTGTCTGTGCACAAGTTTGTGGCCATGTGGAGAAA GATCCTGCACAACTGTCACGACGAAGCCTCCCGGTTCGTGCACCTGCTCATGAGCCCCGGCTGCAACTACCTGGTGCAGGAGGACTTCGTCCCCTTCCTGCAG GACGTGGTGAACACGCACCCCGGCCTGTCCTTCCTGAAGGAGGCGTCCGAGTTCCATTCCCGCTACATCACCACG GTCATCCAGAGGATTTTCTACACGGTCAACAGGTCCTGGTCGGGGAGGATCACCTGCACGGAGCTCAGGAGAAGCAGCTTCCTGCAG AACGTAGCACTCCTGGAGGAGGAGGCGGACATCAACCAGCTGACCGAGTTCTTCTCCTACGAGCATTTCTACGTCATCTACTGCAAGTTCTGGGAGCTGGACACTGACCATGACCTGCTCATCGACGCACAGGACCTTGCCCGGCACAATGACCACG CCATCTCCTCCAAGATGATCGACAGGATCTTCTCGGGGGCTGTGACCAG AGGACGCAAGGTGCAGAAGGAAGGGAAAATCAGCTATGCCGACTTTGTCTGGTTTCTAATCTCTGAAGAGGACAAGAAAACGCCGACCAG CATCGAGTACTGGTTCCGTTGCATGGACCTGGACGGGGACGGGGCTCTGTCCATGTTCGAGCTGGAGTACTTCTACGAGGAGCAGTGCCGCCGGCTGGACGGCATGGCCATCGAAGCCCTGCCCTTCGAGGACTGCCTCTGCCAGATGCTGGACCTGGTCAAGCCGCACACTGAAG GCAAGATCACGCTGCGGGACCTGAAGCAGTGCAAAATGGCCAATGTCTTCTTCGACACCTTCTTCAACATAGAGAAGTACCTGGACCATGAGCAGAAAGAGCAGGCCTCCCTGCTCAGG gAGAGCGAGGGCGATGGCCCCGAGCTGTCCGACTGGGAGAAGTACGCTGCAGAGGAATACGACATCCTGGTGGCTGAGGAGGCCGCGGGGGACCCGTGGGATGACGG GTTCGAGGCCGAGCTCAGCCCTGTGGACCAGAAGCTGAGCGCGCTGCGGTCCTCACGGCCATTCTTCGAGGCGCCGTCCGCGCTGGGTGATGTGGACCTGTACGAGTACGCGTGCGGGGACGACGACCCGCAGCCGCTGTGA